The window AAGGTCTCGTTGGGCAATGCCGGCATCTTGTTCGTTGCCGCCTTCGTCCTGATGATGACCACGGCCTGGCTGATCCTGTTTGTCGCTGGACTGGTGGTGTTCCTGCTCTGCCTCAACGCCCGGCCCTTACTCAAGGTGGTCGAGGAAAAGTTCACAGTGCCTGCGTAGAGGGAGAGCGTTCACCATGCCTCTGCCGACGCTGGCGCATGCGGAAACTGGGCGCGTGCAGTCGGAGGTCACCCGCAGTCGGTGGTCAGGCGGCAACACATCGGCACGGCGGAACTGACGGTGAGCACACGCCGACGCCCTGAAGAACGGTTTTATGTTCTTTGGGGTGTGTGGTGGTGGTTTCGTCGGGGTGTTTGTTTGGGGTCGATGTGGGGTGGGGGGATGAACCAGGGGACGCCGGTTTTCATGTTGATGCGCCATTGTTCTTTGTGGATGAGGTGGTGGTGGTGGCTGCAGAGCAGGGTGCCGTTGTCTGTTGATGTGGTGCCGCCGTGGGACCAGTAGGTGGTGTGGTGGGCTTCGCACCAGGGTGCGGGCATGGTGCAGTCGGGGAAGGTGCAGCCTTGGTCGCGGGCGGTGATGGCTTTGCGGATGTGGGGTGGGAAGATCCGGGTGGTGCGGCCGATGTCCAGAACGCGGGAGTCGCTGCCGAGCAGGACGGGGAGGATGTCGGCGTCGCAGGCGATTTTGCGGATGGTGGTGGGGTGGATCGGGCCGGTGAACGTCGCTGTCCCTGTCCCTGTACCCGTATCAGTGCTGAGCCGTTGGTGGTGGGTGAGTCGTTCGAAGAGATCGCGTTCGTCGATAATGACGGCGAGTTGGGGTGGGAGGCCGCCGTTGGAGGGTAGTTTCCCGGTGCGCATGGCGAGGCTGCAGGCGCCGGTGAGGCCGTTGAGGTGTTTCTGGGCCCGGGTGCGCAGGTCCAGGTCCGGGCCGGTGAGGACCGTCCGATCGGCCGCAGCTTCGGGGGTGGTGAGTCGGGGGTTGGTGGCGGTGTTCATGACGGTGGTGAGGGTTTCGTATTGTTCGTCGGTGGCGAAGATTTCGATGTGGTGGAGTCCGTAGCGGCGCCGTTTGCGCAGGAACGCGCCTTGGTGTTGGCGGAGGACTTCTTCGGAAGGTTCGGGGCCGTCGTGGTCGAGGTGGTCGATCCAGCGTTTGGTCATGGTGGTGACGAAGTCCGGGTCGGTTTCCACCGCGGTGGTGGTCAGGGCCTGTTCCATCCGGGTGATGGCCTCTTCATCGGCGAGGTGCCGGACTTTGTCCAGGGCGGTGCTGATGATCGTCGCGGACCGGGACGGCACCAAGGCCGATCCGATAGCATCGGCCAACACTTCGCGCCGGGCCGGGACATCTTGGCCGGTCATTCCCACCCGGGGCAGCACCTCAGCCGCGAGAGCGAGCCTGCGCCGGGCCTCCCCGATACCGATCCGCAACCGCGCCCGAAGGAACTCCGCTGCGTTACGGTACCCATCATCCAAAGGGCCAGCCGTCACGGCCGGGCTTGTTCCCGCGGGGGCCGCACCCGCTGAGACAGCGGATGCGGGAACTGCCGAAGCCCCTGCCCGATCAGTCCAACCTGTACGCCACTCTGGTGCTGCTGCCGAGGACCTGCCCGGTTGGGCTTGCTGCGCTTCGTGTCGGGTACGTTCCACCGCCTGTGCCGCGACAACCTGCAAGTACTCCAATGCCCGGGACATCTCTTCGACTCTTGCGGCAAAGCCGGCGGCCTCCTCGAACCCGAAGAGCCGGGCTTCGTCGGCGATGGATTCGCGTAGCGAGCTCAGGGCATCGTCCGTCTTCGTCATAAGCGAACCTCGATCAATGGCCACTGGGGTCACGTTTGCGGTCGAGCTGAATGCCGACGACCACGTCAACGACTCCAGCCCGCGAGGCAGCTCACCGGCCCGGGATCGATCTCCGATGGTGCCAGCCGCCGTCGTGCTCTTGAACGCTGCAAGCCTCTCTGGCACGCCGAGAGACTTTAGGGGGATGCGCGGTGGGACCGCCGGAGCGCTCGACAGCGCAACCCGCTGCGCGATGATCGTCCCGATGGCTCCCATGAAATAACCTTGTCACGGGGGTCTGACATTAATAGCGTGTGGCTACGACGTGACCTGTTCCCGCAAGATCTCGGCGTGGCCGCAGTGCTGCGCGAGTTCCCTCAGCATGTGGAGGTACACCCAGCGGAGGGGCAGGGGACCGCGGCGGTTTCCCAGCAGAAGATCGTCGAGGCCCAGTTCAACAACCGCGCGCCGGGAGGCTTCGCACGCTTCCAGATAAGCCGTCTGAATGCTGGCGATGGTGTCGTTGCTGTCCAGGATGAACGATTCGTCAGGTGACGCCGGGATGCCAATCTCTTCGCGGGTCCTTCGGGTGACGGCTTCGTCGAACCACACCTTCTCCACGAAAGTCGCGTGCTTCACCAAGCCCAGCAGCGTGGTACGCGACGGGACAAGCCGCCGTCGTGCTTGTTCTTCCGTGAGTCCATCCAAACTGGCGTTCAGAGCTCTGCGGTGCTCGTCCAAAAAAGTGTCGAACTGTACCCGGGCGCTGTGGTTGATGACGTCGTCGGCGAACGTCGGCGGGAGTCCGCTCATCCGAAAACCACCGTGCCGTCGTCGTCAATGCGCCAGCCGGGATTGTGCGCAATCTCCCAGACGATGCCGTTCGGGTCCTTGACGTGTCCGTGGAAAATGCCGCCGAAAGCGCCGGCCTGGGCTGGTTTCAGTACAGTGGCCCCGGCCGCGGCCAGGGCGTCTATGGTGCTGGCGACTTCCGCCGGGCTGCCTACGTTGTGTGAGAGCGTCACACCGTTGACGCCCGGTGTCGGAGCAGTGGCGCCGAGGTCCTGATCGAACTTTTCGGCGTCGAACAGGCCGAGCATCAGCCCCGGCGCAATCTGGAAGAACAGGATCTCGCCGGGAACGTCCATGGCCGGATTCCAGCCGAGCCCTTCCTTGTAGAAGGCGCGCGCGGCGTCGAGGTCCTTTGTGGCGAACGTGAGGAAATGTAGTCGCTGGTCCATACGGGAATGGTAGCGGGAAGGTACGACGGCGGTGCCACAATGAAGGCATGGCCAGAGCAGCTCATACCAAGCGCCGCAGGGTGGAGTCGTGGATTCTTGCCGTACTGCTGGCTGTGTTCCTCGCGATGAGCGTTGCTGGGTGTAGCCCTTCTCTAGGTTCACTGCCGTGCTCGCCGCCGGAATATAACGTGACCCCTTCGTCCGCCAAACTTGGCGAAGCAGTGACGGTTTCGGCGCCGGATGCGACGTGTAACCCCCGATATGGCAGCAATGCCCAGGTCCGCATTATCTTCACCGATGCCACCGGAGTTGAGGTGCTCAACACCACGGCGCCCATGTCTGACAAGGGCGGGTTCACCTTCACCACAGAGGTTCCGCTGCAGACGGCAGTGGGTGAGGCGGCCGTTTATGCCGCACCAGAGGGAGTCGACTCGTGTGACGACACGGGTAAGAACAACCGGGCCGGTCCAGGCGAGGCCGAGCTGGAGATGGCCTCCTGCGCGAAGCCCATGAAGCCACTCAACATCACCAAGTAGCCAACTGGGCCAGTCTTGTTGAGACCCGGTCCAAGCGTGGGAGGATGGAGCAGTGGAACCCCTCTTCGACTTCCTTGGCAGTTACTGGTGGCTCATTTTCCCTATCGGCGGGATGGCTGGTGGCTGGGCAAGTCAGTGGTCTAAGGCCA is drawn from Arthrobacter sp. 31Y and contains these coding sequences:
- a CDS encoding HNH endonuclease signature motif containing protein; protein product: MGAIGTIIAQRVALSSAPAVPPRIPLKSLGVPERLAAFKSTTAAGTIGDRSRAGELPRGLESLTWSSAFSSTANVTPVAIDRGSLMTKTDDALSSLRESIADEARLFGFEEAAGFAARVEEMSRALEYLQVVAAQAVERTRHEAQQAQPGRSSAAAPEWRTGWTDRAGASAVPASAVSAGAAPAGTSPAVTAGPLDDGYRNAAEFLRARLRIGIGEARRRLALAAEVLPRVGMTGQDVPARREVLADAIGSALVPSRSATIISTALDKVRHLADEEAITRMEQALTTTAVETDPDFVTTMTKRWIDHLDHDGPEPSEEVLRQHQGAFLRKRRRYGLHHIEIFATDEQYETLTTVMNTATNPRLTTPEAAADRTVLTGPDLDLRTRAQKHLNGLTGACSLAMRTGKLPSNGGLPPQLAVIIDERDLFERLTHHQRLSTDTGTGTGTATFTGPIHPTTIRKIACDADILPVLLGSDSRVLDIGRTTRIFPPHIRKAITARDQGCTFPDCTMPAPWCEAHHTTYWSHGGTTSTDNGTLLCSHHHHLIHKEQWRINMKTGVPWFIPPPHIDPKQTPRRNHHHTPQRT
- a CDS encoding DinB family protein → MSGLPPTFADDVINHSARVQFDTFLDEHRRALNASLDGLTEEQARRRLVPSRTTLLGLVKHATFVEKVWFDEAVTRRTREEIGIPASPDESFILDSNDTIASIQTAYLEACEASRRAVVELGLDDLLLGNRRGPLPLRWVYLHMLRELAQHCGHAEILREQVTS
- a CDS encoding VOC family protein; its protein translation is MDQRLHFLTFATKDLDAARAFYKEGLGWNPAMDVPGEILFFQIAPGLMLGLFDAEKFDQDLGATAPTPGVNGVTLSHNVGSPAEVASTIDALAAAGATVLKPAQAGAFGGIFHGHVKDPNGIVWEIAHNPGWRIDDDGTVVFG